A single region of the Dyella humicola genome encodes:
- a CDS encoding DNA-3-methyladenine glycosylase I — protein sequence MKRCHWGESADMHDYHDTEWGVPLHDDRALFEFLCLEGAQAGLSWRTVLLKRDNYRRAFHNFDIAKVAAMKDRDLEKLLLDPGIIRNRLKVTATRDNAIAALDVMAERGSLDTYLWSFVDGKPIRNRWREQGEVPASTPLSDRMSKDLKKRGFRFVGTTICYAFMQATGMVNDHVEGCFRYRSLDK from the coding sequence ATGAAGCGTTGCCACTGGGGCGAAAGCGCGGACATGCACGATTATCACGACACGGAGTGGGGCGTGCCGCTGCATGACGATCGTGCGTTGTTCGAATTTCTCTGCCTGGAAGGCGCACAGGCCGGACTGTCATGGCGCACCGTCCTGCTGAAGCGCGACAACTATCGGCGTGCCTTCCATAACTTCGACATCGCCAAAGTGGCGGCGATGAAGGATCGCGATCTCGAAAAGCTGCTGTTGGACCCAGGCATCATCCGCAACCGCCTAAAGGTGACGGCCACGCGCGACAATGCCATCGCAGCACTCGATGTCATGGCCGAGCGCGGCAGCCTGGACACCTATCTGTGGTCGTTCGTCGACGGCAAGCCCATTCGCAATCGCTGGCGTGAGCAGGGCGAAGTGCCGGCCAGCACGCCGCTGTCGGACCGCATGAGCAAGGACCTTAAGAAGCGCGGCTTTCGCTTCGTCGGCACCACCATCTGCTACGCCTTCATGCAGGCGACGGGCATGGTCAATGACCATGTGGAGGGGTGTTTCCGCTACCGGAGCTTGGATAAGTAG